In the genome of Populus nigra chromosome 9, ddPopNigr1.1, whole genome shotgun sequence, one region contains:
- the LOC133702564 gene encoding fasciclin-like arabinogalactan protein 1, whose protein sequence is MQRLTILLSLLFLLSTSTTFTRGHNITHILGKQPSFSTFNHYLTLTHLAGEINSRTTITVCAVDNAAMSELLSKHPSIATIKNILSLHVLLDYFGTKKLHQIREGTALAATMFQATGSAPGSTGFVNITDVKGGKVAFGPEDNEGNLDVFYVKSLEEIPYNISVIQISKVLPSDVAAAPTPEPSAMNITDIMSAHGCKVFADTLIANPEASKTYQDNIDGGLTVFCPLDDPFKAFFPKFKNLTASGKVSFLEFFGVPIYQSLAMLKSNNGIMNTLATDGEKKFDFTVQNDGEDVTLKTRSITAKIVGTLIDEQPLAIYTIDKVLLPKELFKAAPTPAPAPAPEKEVADAPKSSKHKKPSSDVVPSDSPADSPDGDLADQTADDNASVTLYGGRLVAMVLSLCSGLLLL, encoded by the exons ATGCAGCGGCTTACTATACTCCTTTCTCTACTTTTCCTCCTCTCCACTTCCACCACCTTCACTCGTGGCCACAATATTACTCATATACTTGGCAAGCAACCATCTTTCTCTACTTTCAACCACTACCTCACCCTAACCCACCTCGCCGGAGAAATCAACAGCCGAACCACCATCACCGTCTGCGCCGTCGACAACGCAGCGATGTCTGAACTCCTTTCAAAACACCCATCAATCGCCACCATCAAAAACATCCTTTCCCTCCATGTCCTCTTGGATTACTTCGGCACCAAGAAACTCCACCAGATACGAGAGGGCACGGCGTTGGCAGCCACCATGTTCCAGGCCACCGGGTCGGCTCCTGGGTCGACCGGATTCGTTAACATAACGGATGTTAAGGGAGGGAAAGTGGCTTTTGGACCTGAGGATAATGAAGGGAATCTTGATGTCTTCTATGTCAAGTCTTTGGAGGAGATACCTTACAACATTTCCGTTATACAGATCAGTAAGGTGTTGCCGTCGGACGTGGCAGCGGCGCCTACACCAGAGCCAAGTGCTATGAATATAACGGATATAATGTCAGCTCATGGGTGTAAGGTTTTTGCTGACACTTTGATTGCAAATCCTGAAGCTTCCAAGACATATCAg GACAATATCGATGGAGGATTAACAGTGTTTTGCCCTCTCGACGATCCATTCAAGGCCTTTTTCCctaaattcaagaatttaaCAGCTTCTGGCAAAGTGTCATTTCTTGAATTCTTCGGTGTCCCTATTTATCAGTCCTTAGCTATGTTAAAATCCAACAATGGAATCATGAACACTTTAGCTACAGATGGCGAAAAGAAGTTTGATTTCACAGTTCAAAATGATGGTGAGGATGTGACACTCAAGACCAGGAGTATCACTGCAAAAATAGTTGGGACTTTGATCGACGAACAGCCACTAGCTATATATACCATTGATAAGGTCTTGCTGCCGAAGGAATTATTTAAAGCAGCACCAACACCAGCTCCAGCGCCCGCCCCGGAGAAGGAGGTGGCTGATGCACCAAAATCTAGCAAACATAAGAAGCCATCCTCCGATGTTGTTCCATCAGACTCACCGGCCGATTCACCTGATGGCGACCTAGCAGATCAAACAGCTGATGACAATGCTAGTGTGACATTATATGGTGGAAGACTTGTTGCCATGGTATTGAGTTTGTGCTCAGGGCTTTTGCTGCTGTAA